One part of the Pandoraea faecigallinarum genome encodes these proteins:
- a CDS encoding IS1182 family transposase — protein MLKIPTPTQHELEMVTLEELVPKDHLLRQIDAAVDFEFIREKVAHLYCADNGRPALDPVVMFKLLFIGYLFGVRSERQLMREVQVNVAYRWFARFRLTDKVPDASTFSQNRRRRFTDTTVYQEIFDEIVRQAMGRGLVDGRVLYTDSTHLKANANKNKFDVVKLEQTPAAYLEKLNAAVDADRAAHGKKPLNRDGDEPPSSKDTKISRTVPDSGYMVRDDKPKGFFYLDHRTVDAKHAIITDTHVTPASVHDSQPYLERLDRQRERFEFKVEAVGLDAGYFTPAVCQGLEEREIAGVMGYRTPNHKPGLFYKRQFQYDAYRNEYVCPQGQALPYSTTNRLGYREYKSDARICRCCPVRAQCTNSANAVKVVTRHVWERAKERVDARRLSEWGRRIYARRKETVERSFADAKQLHGHRYARMRGLRKVAEQCLLAAAAQNIKKIAMLVARLRARLGERSYLWRPFRWLMSVLRACLSMCAPLRCPFALA, from the coding sequence ATGCTAAAGATCCCGACGCCCACGCAGCACGAACTCGAGATGGTGACGCTCGAGGAACTCGTGCCGAAGGACCACCTGCTGCGCCAGATCGACGCGGCAGTGGATTTCGAATTCATCCGCGAAAAGGTCGCGCATCTGTACTGCGCAGACAACGGTCGTCCGGCGCTCGATCCGGTGGTGATGTTCAAGCTGCTGTTCATCGGCTACCTGTTTGGAGTGCGCAGTGAGCGGCAGTTGATGCGCGAGGTCCAGGTCAACGTCGCCTATCGGTGGTTCGCCCGGTTTCGGCTGACCGACAAGGTGCCGGATGCGTCGACGTTCTCACAGAATCGCCGCCGACGCTTCACGGACACGACGGTGTATCAGGAGATCTTCGACGAGATCGTGCGCCAGGCGATGGGCCGTGGTCTGGTCGATGGCCGGGTGCTGTACACCGACAGCACGCACCTGAAAGCCAACGCGAACAAGAACAAATTCGACGTGGTAAAGCTGGAACAGACGCCTGCGGCCTATCTGGAGAAGCTCAATGCGGCAGTGGATGCGGACCGGGCCGCGCATGGCAAGAAGCCGCTGAATCGCGACGGCGATGAGCCGCCGTCGAGCAAGGACACCAAGATTAGCCGGACCGTTCCGGACAGCGGCTACATGGTGCGGGACGACAAGCCGAAGGGGTTCTTCTATCTGGACCACCGCACGGTGGACGCGAAGCACGCGATCATCACCGATACGCATGTGACGCCGGCCTCGGTGCACGACAGCCAGCCGTATCTGGAGCGGCTGGATCGACAGCGCGAGCGCTTTGAGTTCAAGGTGGAAGCGGTGGGGCTGGATGCTGGCTACTTCACGCCGGCGGTGTGCCAGGGGCTCGAGGAGCGGGAGATTGCCGGGGTGATGGGCTATCGCACGCCGAACCACAAGCCGGGGCTGTTCTACAAACGGCAGTTCCAGTACGACGCGTACCGCAACGAGTACGTGTGCCCGCAGGGACAGGCGCTGCCGTACAGCACGACTAACCGGCTCGGCTATCGGGAATACAAATCCGATGCTCGGATATGCCGGTGCTGCCCGGTACGAGCACAGTGCACGAACAGTGCCAACGCGGTGAAGGTGGTGACGCGCCATGTCTGGGAGCGCGCCAAGGAGCGGGTGGATGCGAGGCGGCTGAGCGAGTGGGGGCGACGCATTTACGCGCGGCGCAAGGAGACGGTGGAACGCAGCTTCGCCGATGCCAAGCAACTGCATGGGCATCGCTATGCGCGCATGCGCGGGCTGCGCAAGGTGGCCGAGCAGTGCTTGTTGGCTGCGGCGGCGCAGAACATCAAGAAAATTGCGATGCTGGTGGCGCGCCTACGGGCGCGTTTAGGCGAGCGTTCGTACCTCTGGCGCCCGTTTCGGTGGCTCATGAGCGTCCTGAGGGCTTGTCTCTCAATGTGCGCGCCCTTACGCTGCCCATTCGCCCTTGCCTAA
- a CDS encoding phosphodiesterase, whose amino-acid sequence MLLCQITDLHVTRPGALACGRVDTAQALRRAIAAINRWTPRPDAVIATGDLIDTPHSSEYKVLRECLADLDIPLYLVVGNHDHREGLRQAFPEHVYLRTGQAFVQYRVDLGPLTVLALDTQDPPGAGGHLCEARLTWLDTELRACEGRPTIVAMHHPPFDTGIEFMDGYGLSAQARAGFARVISRHSHIERVICGHLHRSIHAGVEGAPGIMASTCVSTAHQITLGLVPGAPGSVTLEPPGFAMHLWQPGAGVRTHLAYVGPFDGPYTFEGESVAPAPGAPSDIPDRHIDMP is encoded by the coding sequence ATGCTGCTCTGCCAGATCACCGATCTTCACGTCACGCGCCCCGGTGCGCTCGCCTGCGGGCGCGTGGATACCGCGCAAGCGCTACGTCGCGCAATTGCCGCCATCAATCGCTGGACGCCGCGTCCGGATGCGGTCATTGCCACCGGCGATCTGATCGACACACCTCATTCGTCGGAGTACAAAGTACTTCGGGAGTGTCTGGCGGACCTCGACATTCCGCTCTATCTCGTCGTGGGCAATCACGATCATCGCGAGGGGCTGCGCCAGGCGTTTCCCGAGCACGTCTACTTGCGCACCGGTCAGGCGTTCGTCCAGTATCGGGTCGACCTGGGGCCGCTCACTGTTTTGGCCCTCGATACGCAGGACCCGCCGGGCGCGGGCGGGCATCTGTGCGAGGCCCGGCTGACGTGGCTCGACACCGAGCTTCGGGCGTGCGAAGGCCGTCCCACCATCGTCGCCATGCACCATCCGCCATTCGACACGGGCATCGAGTTCATGGACGGCTATGGCCTCTCGGCGCAGGCGCGTGCCGGCTTCGCACGCGTGATCTCGCGCCATTCGCATATCGAGCGGGTCATCTGCGGGCATCTGCACCGAAGTATTCATGCGGGCGTGGAGGGCGCGCCCGGCATCATGGCCAGCACGTGCGTGTCGACGGCGCACCAGATCACGCTCGGCCTCGTGCCCGGGGCGCCCGGCTCGGTTACGCTGGAGCCACCCGGCTTCGCCATGCATCTCTGGCAACCTGGGGCCGGCGTACGTACGCATCTGGCTTATGTGGGACCCTTCGACGGGCCGTACACGTTCGAAGGCGAATCGGTCGCACCGGCCCCCGGAGCCCCGTCCGATATACCCGATAGGCATATTGATATGCCTTAA
- a CDS encoding TonB-dependent siderophore receptor encodes MLQDRPLAGRGFVRPYAAHDLTPSSVTRAVASVFALCAATLTLACGAAHAQQSPQAQQAPKAPDAQPRPQGTQDAAALPATTVSGSRDDDVKVERVSSGALGTRRAVDTPFSVIGVNSEQIKNQMAQTATDAFKWDPAVTTLSENKRNENSYFAVRGMRVDMLDGTKIDGQNFVSWQADIPLEPFEQVELLKGLSGFMYGFGAPGGIVNYVLKRPTDEPLRQFSVGYEASNVWSEKLDLGGRFGPDNRFGYRLNVVNEEGNTAEPNNHVRRKTLSLATDFRITPDLTWSADVAYWKRQTTGTLFGMNFAGAGAVADANKVARNLAQPFTYYETDALTAGTALDYRIDDRWKANFKYRFARQNRLNGDSFLSVLNAAGDYADTQYKWKTAYYYQAWDAMVQGKFETGPLRHDVVFGLAYQSQVKLNDNGVGGNGISLGTSNIYNPSLLPNQDIGLDYQPYRSEKISQRAVYASDTVGITSRMSALVGLRYTQFNDDLYDIYAQTGMSYKAKPVTPTLALMYKTDNDSTAYASYVESLEPGGSASITNVNYPTTYGPLKSKQYEVGWKADKTSWGANLALFRVERGYGYTNQSNFYVQDGTQRFQGLDASGWVRVARDWRLMGGVLLLNTKAVDVDDPSVAGKRIYATPRYVVTGRVEYDTPFVRGLTVAAGVKVTGQQEVDAANTLSIPAFTTIDLSAKYAARIAGKSVVFRAAINNVTDKHYWTTTYNGFVLPGSTRTFLASATMDF; translated from the coding sequence ATGTTGCAAGACCGCCCGCTCGCGGGGCGCGGATTCGTTCGTCCGTATGCTGCGCATGACCTCACACCTTCGTCCGTCACCCGCGCCGTGGCCAGCGTCTTCGCGTTATGTGCGGCCACGCTGACGCTCGCCTGCGGCGCCGCTCACGCACAGCAGTCACCTCAGGCACAACAGGCCCCGAAGGCTCCGGACGCGCAGCCACGCCCGCAGGGCACGCAGGACGCCGCCGCCCTGCCCGCAACAACGGTGTCGGGTAGCCGCGACGACGATGTGAAGGTGGAACGGGTCTCGAGCGGCGCACTCGGCACGCGTCGTGCGGTCGACACCCCATTCTCGGTCATCGGCGTGAACAGCGAGCAGATCAAGAACCAGATGGCGCAGACCGCAACGGACGCCTTCAAGTGGGATCCTGCCGTCACGACGCTCTCGGAAAACAAGCGCAACGAGAACTCGTACTTCGCCGTGCGCGGCATGCGGGTGGACATGCTCGACGGCACCAAGATCGATGGCCAGAACTTCGTGTCCTGGCAGGCCGACATCCCGCTCGAACCGTTCGAGCAGGTCGAATTGCTCAAGGGCCTGTCCGGCTTCATGTACGGGTTCGGTGCGCCAGGCGGCATCGTGAACTATGTCCTCAAACGTCCGACGGACGAGCCGCTGCGCCAGTTTTCGGTCGGCTACGAAGCCAGCAACGTGTGGAGCGAAAAGCTCGACCTCGGCGGCCGCTTCGGACCGGACAACCGCTTCGGCTACCGCCTGAACGTCGTGAACGAAGAAGGCAATACCGCCGAGCCGAACAACCACGTGCGACGCAAAACGCTCTCGCTCGCGACCGACTTTCGCATCACGCCCGACCTGACCTGGTCGGCGGATGTCGCGTACTGGAAGCGCCAGACCACAGGCACCCTCTTTGGCATGAACTTCGCCGGTGCTGGCGCGGTGGCGGACGCCAACAAGGTCGCCCGCAATCTGGCGCAGCCCTTCACGTACTACGAGACCGACGCCCTCACCGCGGGCACGGCCCTCGACTACCGCATCGACGACCGCTGGAAAGCAAACTTCAAGTACCGCTTTGCCCGTCAGAATCGACTGAATGGCGACAGCTTCCTGTCGGTACTCAACGCGGCCGGCGACTATGCGGACACGCAGTACAAGTGGAAGACCGCTTACTACTATCAGGCGTGGGATGCCATGGTGCAGGGCAAGTTCGAGACCGGCCCGCTCAGGCACGACGTGGTGTTCGGCCTGGCCTACCAGAGCCAGGTCAAGCTCAACGATAACGGGGTGGGCGGCAACGGCATATCGCTCGGCACGAGCAATATCTACAATCCGTCGCTGTTGCCGAATCAGGATATCGGGCTGGATTATCAGCCGTACCGCAGCGAAAAGATCTCGCAACGCGCGGTCTACGCCAGCGACACCGTAGGTATCACGTCGCGAATGTCCGCGCTCGTCGGCCTGCGCTACACGCAGTTCAACGACGATCTCTACGACATCTATGCTCAGACGGGCATGTCATACAAAGCCAAGCCCGTCACCCCGACGCTTGCCCTGATGTACAAGACGGACAACGACTCGACGGCTTACGCAAGCTATGTCGAATCGCTGGAGCCGGGCGGCTCGGCCAGCATCACCAACGTCAACTATCCGACGACTTACGGTCCGCTCAAGAGCAAACAGTACGAGGTGGGCTGGAAGGCGGACAAGACGTCGTGGGGCGCGAATCTCGCGCTGTTCCGCGTGGAGCGCGGCTATGGGTACACGAACCAGTCCAACTTCTACGTTCAGGACGGCACGCAACGCTTCCAGGGATTGGACGCGAGCGGCTGGGTGCGGGTAGCCCGCGACTGGCGATTGATGGGAGGCGTATTGCTGCTTAACACGAAGGCCGTGGACGTCGACGACCCGAGTGTCGCGGGCAAGCGCATCTACGCGACGCCGCGCTATGTCGTGACCGGCCGTGTCGAGTACGACACGCCGTTCGTGCGCGGATTGACCGTGGCAGCAGGAGTCAAGGTGACCGGCCAGCAGGAGGTCGATGCGGCCAACACGCTGTCGATTCCGGCGTTCACGACCATCGATCTGTCGGCGAAGTATGCGGCGCGTATCGCAGGCAAGTCCGTCGTGTTCCGTGCCGCAATCAACAACGTCACGGACAAGCATTACTGGACGACCACGTACAACGGCTTCGTGCTGCCGGGCTCGACCCGCACGTTCCTCGCCAGCGCCACGATGGATTTCTGA
- a CDS encoding ferredoxin--NADP reductase, whose product MSIQNQQTVLEVHHWTDTLFSFKTTRDASFRYVNGQFTMIGLEVDGKPLLRAYSMASANYEEELEFLSIKVQDGPLTSRLQNIKPGDKVIVGRKPTGTLIDDNLLPGKNLYLLSTGTGLAPFMSIIRDPEVYDRYEHIILVHGCRYTSELAYRDLITQHLPEHEYLGEYVRDKLIYYPTVTREEFENQGRITELVESGKIFTDIGLPEFSPEHDRVMLCGSPAMLKDTRELLEKRGFVEGHNHAPGHYLVERAFVG is encoded by the coding sequence ATGAGCATTCAGAATCAACAAACCGTGTTGGAAGTCCACCACTGGACCGACACGTTGTTCAGCTTCAAGACCACTCGCGACGCTTCGTTCCGTTACGTCAATGGCCAGTTCACGATGATCGGCCTGGAAGTGGATGGCAAACCCCTGCTGCGCGCCTACAGCATGGCGAGCGCGAATTACGAGGAAGAGCTGGAGTTCCTGAGCATCAAGGTTCAGGACGGCCCGCTGACCTCGCGTCTGCAGAATATCAAGCCGGGTGACAAGGTAATCGTTGGCCGCAAGCCGACGGGCACGCTCATCGACGACAACCTTCTGCCGGGCAAGAATCTGTATCTGCTCTCGACCGGCACGGGCCTGGCGCCGTTCATGAGCATCATCCGCGATCCGGAAGTCTACGACCGTTACGAGCACATCATTCTGGTGCACGGCTGCCGTTACACGAGCGAACTCGCTTACCGCGATCTGATCACACAGCATCTGCCGGAGCACGAGTATCTGGGCGAGTATGTCCGAGACAAGCTGATCTACTACCCGACGGTCACGCGTGAAGAGTTCGAAAATCAGGGCCGCATCACGGAACTGGTGGAGTCGGGCAAGATTTTCACGGACATCGGTCTGCCGGAATTCTCTCCGGAACACGATCGCGTCATGCTGTGCGGCAGCCCGGCCATGCTCAAGGACACCCGCGAGCTGCTGGAAAAGCGTGGCTTCGTCGAGGGCCACAACCACGCCCCGGGGCATTATCTGGTCGAGCGGGCGTTCGTCGGCTAA